The proteins below are encoded in one region of Syntrophotalea carbinolica DSM 2380:
- the proC gene encoding pyrroline-5-carboxylate reductase, giving the protein MTELGHIGFIGGGNMGEALIKGLLKSAVPAQQIRVAEPNEARARQLTERYGVICCSESAEVVRQSDLIVLAIKPQIVPMAMPGIAEAFDDSKVLVSIAAGVTTGALEGYFEGAPRVVRVMPNTPALAGAGAAALCPGQHATKDDLATAVHLFEGVGTVHVVNEAQLDAVTGLSGSGPAYVYMVIEAMAAGGVLEGLPMDTALALATQTVLGTAQLVKESGEHPAVLRDKVCSPGGTTIAAVKELEEKGMRAALIKAVSKATKRSRELGKG; this is encoded by the coding sequence ATGACAGAATTAGGCCATATCGGTTTTATCGGCGGCGGCAACATGGGCGAAGCCCTTATCAAGGGATTGCTGAAATCGGCAGTACCGGCGCAGCAAATTCGCGTTGCCGAGCCCAACGAAGCGCGTGCCCGCCAGCTGACGGAACGCTACGGGGTGATTTGCTGCAGCGAAAGCGCTGAAGTGGTGCGGCAAAGCGATTTGATCGTACTGGCCATCAAGCCGCAGATCGTGCCCATGGCCATGCCGGGTATCGCCGAAGCTTTTGACGACAGCAAGGTTCTGGTGTCTATTGCCGCGGGTGTGACCACCGGCGCGCTTGAAGGTTATTTCGAGGGTGCGCCCCGCGTGGTGCGCGTGATGCCCAACACCCCCGCTCTGGCCGGCGCAGGGGCAGCGGCGTTGTGCCCCGGGCAGCATGCGACCAAGGATGACCTGGCCACCGCCGTGCATCTGTTTGAAGGCGTCGGCACGGTGCATGTCGTCAACGAGGCGCAGCTCGATGCCGTCACCGGGTTATCCGGCAGCGGGCCGGCCTATGTCTACATGGTTATCGAGGCCATGGCTGCAGGTGGGGTACTCGAAGGCCTGCCTATGGATACGGCCCTGGCGCTGGCTACCCAGACGGTTCTCGGTACGGCGCAATTGGTGAAAGAAAGCGGCGAGCACCCGGCGGTGTTGCGCGATAAGGTCTGCTCGCCGGGCGGCACCACCATTGCGGCCGTCAAGGAGCTGGAGGAAAAAGGCATGCGGGCCGCGCTGATCAAGGCGGTTTCGAAGGCCACGAAGCGATCCCGCGAGTTGGGCAAAGGGTAG